The following coding sequences are from one Dehalococcoidia bacterium window:
- a CDS encoding zinc ribbon domain-containing protein, giving the protein MPLYEYFCRKCTTKFELLRPMSRSDEAATCPQGHRDGMRMLSVFAAVSKDAQGTPEPMIGGGCACGGGACGCAH; this is encoded by the coding sequence ATGCCCCTCTACGAGTACTTCTGCCGTAAGTGCACGACCAAGTTCGAACTGCTGCGCCCGATGAGCCGCTCCGACGAAGCGGCGACGTGCCCGCAGGGGCACCGCGACGGCATGCGCATGCTCTCCGTGTTTGCCGCCGTCTCAAAGGACGCGCAGGGAACGCCGGAGCCGATGATCGGCGGCGGTTGCGCCTGCGGCGGCGGGGCGTGCGGCTGCGCGCACTAG